In Phocoena phocoena chromosome 11, mPhoPho1.1, whole genome shotgun sequence, one DNA window encodes the following:
- the LOC136130962 gene encoding mitochondrial ribosome and complex I assembly factor AltMIEF1, translated as MAPWSREAVLSLYRALLRQGRELRYTDRDFYFASIRREFRKNQKLEDPEARERQLEKGLVFLHSKLGGII; from the coding sequence ATGGCCCCATGGAGCCGGGAGGCGGTGCTGAGTCTCTACCGGGCTCTGCTGCGCCAAGGCCGAGAGCTTCGCTACACTGATCGAGACTTCTACTTTGCCTCCATCCGCCGTGAGTTCCGGAAAAATCAGAAGCTAGAGGATCCTGAGGCCCGGGAGAGGCAGCTGGAAAAGGGCCTGGTATTCCTCCACAGCAAACTGGGAGGGATTATTTAG
- the MGAT3 gene encoding beta-1,4-mannosyl-glycoprotein 4-beta-N-acetylglucosaminyltransferase, translated as MKMRRYKLFLMFCMAGLCLISFLHFFKTLSYVTFPRELASLSPNLVSSFFWNNAPVTPQASPEPGSPDLLRTPLYSHSPLLQPLSPSKATEEIHRMDFVLPEDTTEYFLRTKAGGVCFKPGTKTLEKPSSGRPEEKAEAGEGASARGPGRQLLSGRERPGGRGARRKWVECVCLPGWHGPSCGVPTVVQYSNLPTKERLVPREVPRRVINAININHEFDLLDVRFHELGDVVDAFVVCESNFTAYGEPRPLKFREMLTNGTFEYIRHKVLYVFLDHFPLGGRQDGWIADDYLRTFLTQDGVSRLRNLRPDDVFIIDDADEIPARDGVLFLKLYDGWTEPFAFHMRKSLYGFFWKQPGTLEVVSGCTVDMLQTVYGLDGIRLRRRQYYTMPNFRQYENRTGHILVQWSLGSPLHFAGWHCSWCFTPEGIYFKLVSAQNGDFPRWGDYEDKRDLNYIRSLIRTGGWFDGTQQEYPPADPSEHMYAPKYLLKNYHQFRYLLDNPYQEPKSTADGGRRSKRPEGRPPARSKLDVVEG; from the coding sequence ATGAAGATGAGACGCTACAAGCTCTTTCTCATGTTCTGTATGGCCGGTCTGTGCCTCATTTCCTTTCTGCACTTCTTTAAGACCCTGTCCTATGTCACCTTCCCCCGAGAACTGGCCTCCCTCAGCCCTAACCTGGTGTCCAGCTTCTTCTGGAACAATGCCCCGGTCACGCCCCAGGCCAGCCCCGAGCCGGGCAGCCCCGACCTGCTGCGTACCCCGCTCTATTCCCACTCGCCCCTGCTCCAGCCGCTGTCGCCAAGCAAGGCCACGGAGGAAATCCACCGGATGGACTTCGTGCTGCCCGAGGACACCACCGAGTACTTCCTCCGCACCAAAGCCGGGGGCGTCTGCTTCAAGCCAGGTACCAAGACGCTGGAGAAGCCGTCATCAGGGCGGccagaggagaaggcagaggcGGGCGAAGGCGCGTCGGCGCGAGGCCCGGGCCGGCAGCTGCTGAGCGGCCGGGAGCGGCCGGGGGGGCGCGGCGCGCGGCGCAAGTGGGTGGAGTGCGTGTGCCTCCCGGGCTGGCACGGGCCGAGCTGCGGTGTGCCCACCGTGGTGCAGTACTCCAACCTGCCCACCAAGGAGCGCCTGGTGCCCCGCGAGGTGCCGCGGAGGGTCATCAACGCCATCAACATCAACCATGAGTTTGACCTGCTGGACGTGCGCTTCCACGAGCTGGGCGACGTGGTGGACGCCTTCGTGGTGTGCGAGTCCAACTTCACGGCCTACGGGGAGCCGCGGCCGCTCAAGTTCCGCGAGATGCTGACCAACGGCACCTTCGAGTACATCCGGCACAAGGTGCTCTACGTCTTCCTGGACCACTTCCCGCTGGGCGGGCGGCAGGACGGCTGGATCGCCGACGACTACCTGCGCACCTTCCTGACGCAGGATGGCGTGTCGCGGCTGCGCAACCTGCGGCCCGATGACGTCTTCATCATCGATGACGCCGACGAGATCCCCGCTCGCGACGGCGTGCTCTTCCTCAAGCTCTACGACGGCTGGACGGAGCCCTTCGCCTTCCACATGCGCAAGTCACTGTACGGCTTCTTCTGGAAGCAGCCGGGCACCCTAGAGGTGGTGTCGGGCTGCACGGTGGACATGCTGCAGACGGTGTACGGGCTGGACGGCATCCGTCTGCGCCGCCGCCAGTACTACACCATGCCCAACTTCCGCCAGTACGAGAACCGCACGGGCCACATCCTGGTGCAGTGGTCGCTGGGCAGCCCCCTGCACTTCGCCGGCTGGCACTGTTCCTGGTGCTTCACGCCCGAGGGCATCTACTTCAAGCTGGTGTCCGCCCAGAACGGCGACTTCCCCCGCTGGGGTGACTACGAGGACAAGCGGGACCTCAATTACATCCGGAGCTTGATCCGCACAGGGGGCTGGTTCGACGGCACGCAGCAGGAGTACCCGCCGGCCGACCCCAGCGAACACATGTATGCCCCTAAGTACCTGCTCAAGAACTACCACCAGTTCCGCTACCTGCTGGACAACCCCTATCAGGAGCCCAAGAGCACAGCAGACGGTGGGCGGCGGAGCAAGCGTCCGGAGGGAAGGCCGCCCGCCAGGAGCAAATTGGACGTGGTTGAAGGCTAA